The following DNA comes from Anaerolineae bacterium.
GCCAGGATGAGGCGTCGCCTTTCATGGCGGCCCTGGGCAATGAGCGCCTTGTGCTGCATCCGGCCAAAGGGAGCTCCCAGCCGCTCGGCCAAACGGGAAACCACCAGAAAGCCCACATTGTGCCGGTTGCGCGCATATTGACGGCCCGGGTTGCCCAGGCCCACGATGAGGTAGTGGGGGAGATTCACGGCAAAAGTCATTCGCGCGCTCCAGAAAAAGGGGTATTCTGGGTCAGCAATTCGTACAACACCTGCCACTCGGAGTGGCGGGTTTGCTGCACTACCCGTTGCAAAATCGGGAACTCTTCTTGCAGCGACTCCAGGAAGGCCAGAGCCAGAGGATGCAACGGCACATCCTTGGCCCAGATGGCTTTGAGGTAACGCCTGGGCACTTCCCCATCGACCTCGATGAGGTGCAGTTCCTGGGTCTCCTCCGGAGAGAGGGCACAAACGGGGAGCAAGGTAATCCCCATTCCCTGAGCCACGGCTTCCTTGATGGCTTCGGGCGAATCCAGTTCGGCGACGATGCGGGGGCGCACTCTGGCCTGGCGCAACAGACGGTCCAGCCAGCGGCGGGTTTGGGATTCCTGCGTGCGGGCGACGAAGGGCTGTCCGTCCAGGGCCTGCAACGGGAGGCGCTGCTGCCCCAGCCAGGGTTCCCGCGCCGGGGTGACGATGACGAAACGGGTCTCGCGCAGCACCTCGTAAGCCACCTCAGTCTCGCCGGGCAACTCGCCCTCGATGAGGGCCAGGGGGAGCGCATGGCGGGCCACCTGTTCCACCAGGCGGGGGGTGATGGCCGTGCGAAGGTGAACCAAAACATGTGGGTGCCGTTGGTGAAAGCGATGGAGCCAGGCGGGCAGGCAATAGGTGGAGATGCCGGGGGTGGCCCCTAAGGCCAGACGCAGTTCTCCCGGCGGCTCGGCCGCGGTGACCTGTCGCTCGGCGGCCAACAACAGCCAGCGTACGGCCTGCGCATAGCGCAAGAGCACCTGACCTGCCGGGGTCAACCGCACCCCCTCCGGCGAGCGATGGAACAGACGCACCCCCAGGCCTCCCTCCAACTGGCGAATTTTCTGGCTTACCGCCGGCTGGGATAAAAGCAGCATCTCGGCAGCCTTGTTGAAACTGCCCTGTTCCACCACAGCCAGGAAGAGCTTCAACCACGAAGGGAGCAACAGCGAGGGGGACATGAAGCCTCCGTCCACGGTTCGAATGCACAGGCCCAGCTATAAGTTTCGATTATACCCCATCTAAACGATTGGGTCTAACGGTAAATCCGCCTTTTTTCCTACAATGATGCTGCCGTGCCTCCCGTCCCTTTCGCAAGGAAGATGTTTTGGAAGGTTCATGCATCTTTACGCCAAGGAGGAGTTCGTATGACCAAGTTCCAAAACGGCTATGCCGGTGTGGCGTGGATTAAACGCCAATGGCCCTGGTGGACCGCTGGGGTCCTGACGGCCTTGGCAGAAATCATCAATTTTCTCTTCCTTCCCCTGGGTCATCCCAAGCACAAGTTTATCGGCGTGACCAGCGGGATGGCCCGCATGCTGGCCGGGGTGGAAAGCACCCTCTTCGGGGGAAGCCTGATCGCCACCAAACCCGACTACCAGCCGGCCATCCAGTGGGTGATCATCGGGGCGATGATCGCCGCGCTGGTGTTGGCTTGGCTGGAGGGTGAGACGCGCGCCTGGGTGAAATACCCCAAGAAGATCCTGC
Coding sequences within:
- a CDS encoding LysR family transcriptional regulator, with protein sequence MSPSLLLPSWLKLFLAVVEQGSFNKAAEMLLLSQPAVSQKIRQLEGGLGVRLFHRSPEGVRLTPAGQVLLRYAQAVRWLLLAAERQVTAAEPPGELRLALGATPGISTYCLPAWLHRFHQRHPHVLVHLRTAITPRLVEQVARHALPLALIEGELPGETEVAYEVLRETRFVIVTPAREPWLGQQRLPLQALDGQPFVARTQESQTRRWLDRLLRQARVRPRIVAELDSPEAIKEAVAQGMGITLLPVCALSPEETQELHLIEVDGEVPRRYLKAIWAKDVPLHPLALAFLESLQEEFPILQRVVQQTRHSEWQVLYELLTQNTPFSGARE